Part of the Triticum urartu cultivar G1812 chromosome 2, Tu2.1, whole genome shotgun sequence genome, TTTTTTGTATGATACATTTTTTTCTTAAAACTGTACGAACAATTTTTACATTGGATAATACATGTTTTTAAATGTCACAAAACATTTTTTTTGGAACGTGTGAACATTTTCTTAAATGTAATGTATATCTTTTGGATGATAGGAAACATTTATTTCAAATTACACGATTTTTTACATTGCATAGACATTTTATTCTTTGAAACACGTGAACAGTTTTGAAATGTCACATGTATTTTGTTTGAATGGTACAAACATTTTATAAAAGCTGAGCAGATAATTTTTTACactacatgaacattttttaaatgtgCGATGAACAATTGAAAAAATTACATAAATTACTCCGTTCGTCTCCTAATATTTAGTAATGTATTTAGTATTTTTAAAtgtataaataaaataaatacaCATACACAATGTTATCGTGGGAAAACTAGATCGTCACTGGGCTGGCTTACTACTGGTCCCCTGCAGGCTTTCTTCTGTCTCGCGTCAAGCGAGACATAGACTCCCAGTGCACGGGCGGCGCGGTTTTCCTATTTGAACTTCGGGCGGTCTGAGCCCTGGGGCTTTCGCGAGAGGTGACATATGGCAGTACCCGGTACCGGCACACGCAACTCTTACATGCGGGTCCCACTGTCAGTAACAAATCATCTCGAACCATCCAAGCAGCAAgaggatatacccaagacggccCAGGCCCAACCGCCCAACCCCGCCCGAACTGCCTCACTCCCGATCCTCTCCGACGACGAGATGGGCTCGATGGAGCTGTCCACCGCGCCGGAGAACGGCACCGCCGCGGCCGCCGCGGCGTGCAACGGCGGGGCCGCCCCGGCGAACGGAGGGGTCGAGAGGAGGCTGAGATCCTCCGCCGCGTCCGCGTCCTGGGCGGCGCATCTGCCGCTGGAAGTGGGGACGCGCGTGATGTGCCGGTGGCGCGACCAGAAGCCCCACCCCGTCAAGGTCATCGAGCGCCGGAagtccgccgcctcctcctcccccgccGACTACGAGTACTACGTCCATTACACCGAGTGTGAGCAGCCTACCCACCCCGCCCCATCTGGTCGCTTCGTTTCTAGGGTTAGGTCTATGGCGCTTCGGGTTGGGGAATCTTGGATTTAGCGTTCAATTGAGTTTATTGGCTGTGTGATCCGAGGGGGTTCTGGTGATGAATTGATCCCCAGGTCAAATTTTGGGTGGGGGTGGTCGTTCTCCTGGTCAAATTTTGCAGTACAATCATACATTTCTACCGTGTTTTAAGTTGAAATGGAAACATAACACCTCCTAGCAGGCTAATATTTGTGGTGTGTTCTATTGAGGGCTCACAGAATGGCGCCAGTGCAGAAATGAGTTAACTTAACTGTGATCTGGCTTGTTTTAGTTCATTGACTTATCCATGTTTATTGATTTTGTGTAAATGTTGTGAATTTGCAGTCAACAGGAGGTTGGATGAGTGGGTTAAACTTGAGCAACTTGATCTTGATACCGTCGAGGCTGATGTTGACGAGAAGGTAGACGATAAGGTAAGATAAATGAGTGCAGTTCAGTCATGGTGCTCAGTGTTCTACATGTTAATGATATATGTACCATTTATTTAAACACGAGATCCTTGACTGGGTTGTTAAGTTGCTGTCTACTTGGCCGAGATAATATTTTTCCTGAACCAATATTAGCTATTCTTTGTGTGAAAAGAATACTCATATGAATCGTTGCACATTTATCCAGGCAACAAGTTTGAAGATGACACGACACCAGAAACGTAAAATTGACGAAACACACGTGGAGGTATGCAATGGACTGTTAAGACTGGATGATTTTATTCCTTTACCTGTCAAATACTTATGTGTAGATTTATTTTTGAAAGTGGTATCCCAGGCTTTGGTTTGCTCTTTGttggacttcctaacatatttGGAAAAATGCTTTGAATACACACAAAATTATATTCCTTGACTGTCTCATACTGGAACCATTTACTCTCTCTAACCAATGGGCTGAAGCTAATCTCTCACCTGTATCTCCATTACCCTTGCAGCAAGGTCACGAGGAGCTTGATGCTGCTAGTTTGCGGGAGCATGAGGAGTTCACAAAGGTGAAAAATATAGCGAAGATAGAACTTGGGAAATATGAGATAGATACCTGGTATTTCTCTCCTTTCCCACCAGAGTACAATGACTCTGCGAAGCTGTTCTTCTGTGAGTTTTGCCTGAACTTCATGAAGCGCAAAGAACAGCTTCAGAGGCACATGGTGAGCTTGCACTTATTTGAACTCCGTGTTTGTGAGATAGGCATTGTTAACTTGCTACTTGTTATTGTCTATCTTGTATTTGCTTGCTCCTTTTGTGTTTGTCTCGGCCCATGTATCATGATTGTACATCTACCAGTACACACCACCGTTTTCGGTTAGATACAGTTTGCGTTTGGAGATGGGAATCTTCGCACACTTATGTTGGGTTTCATGTGAAAGTTTCCAGGGTTCCAAACCGACTCCTATTTTTCACCCTTCTGGCAGTCCTTAGCTCTAAATTCAACGCGACTTTTTTCTACAAGGAACTGCATTAAGCAAGAACACAAACCCCCGTCTCCACCTCTTATATTTCTTGGTGTCAAAGGAAGGTCGCCTTTAGCAACCTGCAGTCATTGCCTGTTAGGGTGTGTTTGGATCCTAAGCAATTCTAATGTTAGCTTTCTTAGCAAGGGCAACTGTTTAGTAAAAGCAAAATAACTAACTTTGCTAATCCATCTACCCTGCGCGGGCTAGAAAAGCCTTGCCCCAGCAGGAGGACCAATTTGGCTCTCCTCCATTGGCAAAAATGAGtggaagaaaaaaaatcaagatAACTGCCACTGGAATTGTGCTTGACCATGGAGATTGCTAGCTGAACCAAACAGCTAGCTTTGCCCACATGGGCTGTAGGTCGAAACCCTTGGGTAGCTGGGCATGAATGGAaaaacatacaaacacacctttaCTCTCATCACTCCCTCTCAGTCACAGGTGCTAGTTGGACATTAGCATGGTCTCCAGAACATAACTTCGACAAACAATTTGTACTATTGTATATTGATAATTTATCACATAATTTATATATGGTAACCTAAATATTTATCACTATATTATTTGTTAAAGTAGAGTTAATTTTGACTGCCTACATTCTAGGATGCATTTAATTCGTATTCTTAATGGAGGGAGTTCTATATTATGGCTCGGATGAACATTTCTGGTTTGTGCAACATATTCAGTTGCTCAGTTGATCCGCAATGATGGTCTGATGCTTTTTTTTTTAGTATTTTGTTTGCTGCAGATGTGCACATAATTTCCATTTCAGCGGGTTCTGATTCCCTTGTAGATACCATAAACGCCATAAACCCTAACCTGTTTTGCTACTTTACTTCTGCAGAAGAAGTGTGATCTTAAGCATCCCCCGGGTGATGAAATCTACAGATGTGGAACTCTATCGATGTTTGAGGTAACAAAGTTTGAATGGCACTTTACTAGCTGGACACCCTTGCTCTTAACTTATGGTCTGCATTATGATATTCTGGTACTAGGAAAGGCTGATAGAGCTGCATATCTGCAGTTAGTTGCTTACAAAACTAGTACTGTAGAAACAGCTATAGAACCTAGTTGTCCCATTATAGGCAAATATCTTGAGTCTCGAGCAAAGAAGAATAATAGAAATGCATTAGGACCGTCAGGAATTTCCTTTAGTTCTTCCGGAAACAAGACTGGCAGAATGGGTGAGTTGTTATGTTTTGGTCAATCATCACAGATTTTTTTTTaaatgatactccctccgttcccaaatatttgtctttctaggcatttcaaatggacacaacatacggatgtatgtagacatattttagagtgtagattcactcattttgctccgtatgtagtcacttgttgaaatctctagaaagacaaatatttgggaaCGAAGGGAGTAGAAGATTATGTTGAAAGCCAGTGTCATTATCTAGAGATGCAAGCATTAACATGTTAATATTAATTGTTGAAGAATCAAATTCCATCTTCATGCTTTATATAGAGATTAACTGATGGCATATATGAAATATACAATCTGTTTGCATCATATGTCTACCTGTTATTTCCTATGTGGAATGGTGTCTTGAGAAATTTTACATTTGAATTGCTTCTTCCTCCAGGTAGACTAGGACATCTACAATTTTATTTGACTGGTTTGACACTGACATTTGCATATCCAAAATGAGATGTTCTCTAAATGGATAATATTATAAAGGCAATGTATCTAATGCCATATGTTTCTTCAACTATTGATTTTAGTATATACATTCATTTATAATCTAAAACAAGATCTAAGCTATCTTGAATCCGCTTGATTCTTCTGTTTGAACTGAAGGCCTGTAATTTATACAAATTCAGTTTTCCTAGCATAGTAACAATATAAATGCTTGCGCGATTGCAGGTTGATGGCAAGAAGAATAAGGTTTATGGACAGAACCTTTGCTATCTGGCCAAGCTATTCCTTGATCACAAAACACTCTACTACGATGTGGATTTGTTCTTGTTCTATATCCTGTGTGAATGTGATGACCGGGGATGCCATATGGTGGGATATTTCTCCAAGGTAAAGTTTGTGGCGATTCTTAGTAGTTATGAATACTTGGTCTAAACCAGTATTGttattactccctccattccctaATATAAGACCTTTTAGCTTTTTCTTGATTCATATGTATCTAGACACATTTTAGTATGTATGTTCACTCATTTTAGTATGTATGTAGTCAATATTGAAATAGCTAAAAGGTCTTATATtagggaacggagggagtatttcttAGTTCGATTGAATGTGAATTATATTGTTTGAAGCTGCTTCCATAACTTGTGTACAAAATGGGATTCACATTAGTAGTAATGAATCATTTTATGCTACAGAGCAGATGGTCATGTTTGTTAAATTGGGTTTTATCTCTGCAGGAGAAGCACTCTGAGGAAGCTTATAATTTGGCCTGCATTCTCACTCTCCCTCCATACCAAAGAAAGGGTTATGGAAAGTTCTTGATTGCTTTCTGTAAGTCTGTACTTATGCTATATttgtcatctcattgttagcttTTGATTTTCTTATGGACTAAACTGTTTCTCCATTCTAGCATTTTGTTCATAGTTGTATTTTCTTTATTATGACAGCTTATGAGCTTTCTAAAAAGGAAGGTAAAGTGGGAACACCGGAGCGTCCTCTCTCAGATCTTGGTCTGCTCAGTTATAGAGGCTATTGGACTAGAGTACTTCTGGAAATTTTGAAGAAACATAAGAGCAACATATCTATTAAGGTTAGTACATTTCCTTCTATCCTACttcctctgtcccataatataagagcgtttttgacactagtgtagtgtcaaaaacgctcttatattatgggacagagggagtactttatTGCTTTAGTTTTTATTGAATCCCTTTTCAACAGCTGATCGAACTGTGATGCAATAGCCAACACCTTTTCCTTTTATTGGCCCAAATAGTGAATTTGATCTACTTAAAGCAATCTGTCTGCTATTGTTCCTTTATTTTCACTGACAAGAAAAACTAGGCACAGTGATATCCATTGTTTCTAGCTGAAATATTGGGAAACGATGGATAGATTCTCATGGAAAAAGTTGCATTTTTATGAAATTGTCCTTTTCTAATGATGATGCTTATCGACTTCACACTGCAAACAAACCACGCTGAACTACTCTCTTAACCTTAGGCCTCTTCATGGGATGTTCGCCTGCACTCTTGGTTTTATATTTTCTGCCTAGAGACTTTACAGGTTCCCGTTTAGGTTCCTACTGAAATATACAGTAGTTTGATTTCCCAACTGTcgttatatcttttgagtgtgcTGAATGTTTTTTCTCCTCTCCATGGAGGGACATTGATCCATGTGTTTTGGCTCTTCAGCCAGGGCCCTACCTGTTCATGATACAAAAGAAGAATGAAAAGTCTGGACGTTGTTCTTGCCTTTCCATGCAACCTATTTCTATAGCTGCATCCTTATGTCTCTGAATCCATATCTACTGCTACCGTCATTTTCTGCCATACTGTTCCTGGGTGCAGCCGTAACTTGTGCTAACAAGCTGTCAAACTTGCACGCAGGAGCTGAGCGACATGACGGCAATCAAAGCGGACGACATCTTGAGCACGCTGCAGAGCCTGGACCTGATCCAGTACCGGAAAGGGCAGCACGTCATCTGCGCAGACCCAAAGGTCCTCGACCGCCACCTCAAGGCCGCGGGACGGGGGGGCCTCGACGTCGACGTTAGCAAGCTGATCTGGACACCGTACAAAGAGCAAGGCTAAGCAAAGCACATCTGCCACTCGGCCATGCCATGTCGAATTAGATAAGCTGACCAATCGAGTCGTGTATATTTTAGGAACTCCTTCCCCGTCCCTCGTGCAGTGACTCTACTAGTCTCTTTTTTCCGAACTGTGACTGTAGTGGTCTTGTGTAACATCAGATTGTTGCGTCTCTCTGCACATTGTTTGCCAAGCTTTCCTATTTATAACTATGTCACCTGTACTGTATTTGTGGTCTTCCTGCTCGTATAATTGGATGGAGAAGCAAGCAGCACATGCACACCTGTCATCCGCTTTTTTACATACTCCCTCGGCCTCGAATTACTTGTTGCATAAATGGACTCGAATTACTTGTTGCATAAATGGATAGAAATGGATGTATTtagggatggagggagtactacaagAGGTGGGCACCTCTGCCCTATTCTATTACTACTCCCACTGTTTCTAAACAtatgtctttttagagattttaataTTAGATCTCTTTCAATATAAACTATATATGAATTTATGTAGACGTATTTATTTTAGGGTGTAGATTCACTCTTTTAGCCCCGTATGTAGTTGATACTAGAATCTTTGAAaatatatttagaaacggagattttaaagtgtagattcactcattttgctctgtatgtactagtttgtattgaaatctctaaaaagacttacatttaggaacggatggagtacATGTTTTCACTTCTCAGTTATACATTTTGGCACTAGCCAAGCCCTCAGCAGCACCATGCCTATGCGTCAAAGGGTTGTAAGAAGTAAACGGCTTGGACGCGGAGTGTCGGCTCCCGAGCTCATCTGCACCCGTGcttagaaaaaaaatcaaaacaaatactagaaaaattcaaaaaaaatctatttttttatggtagataatttgatgcgtgaggACCGCTtcaaatttcaactcatttgagCATATGAGCAACTCTACACAAAAAAAAAAATTCGGAGTCCGTAAAAATGTTTACTGTTCATGTACTGTTCTGACTCGATTTGTCTTTTTTGTCGAGAGCTACTCAGATGTCCAAATAAGTTGAAATTTGGAGCGGACCTCACGCAGCAAATTATCTATCACACAAAAAATGGatatttttgaatttttctaatatttattttgatttttttccGAGCGGGAGCAGATGAGCCTGACCACCGAATTGGATATCTGGCCCTTTTCTATTGATGAATATAATAGTAGCAGTGAGTAATAGAAACTACCTCTGACCGGTTATAACTATTGCtcaaacggatgtatctagacgcaTTTCAGTATTTCAGTGCTAGATACTACATTGGTTTGAGCAAAAgttattttcggacggagggagtagtaggcACTGGAGAGCCATCTCTGTTGAACTCGTAAACCTGCCATGCCTCCTGTCTTGTAAGAGGTTGCTGCTCGGAAACCTGAGGGCCTGTTTGGTTTCAAATAAGTCACCAACTTATAAATTGAAAAGTGAAAAAATGCCTTATTTTGACAAATagacccaacttataagtcaccccaacttataagtcataagttgcttcaccccaacttaaaacttataagtcaccctCTTTTGCATGGGTCCCACCACCTTTATATAAAAAAACAAGATGAGAAGGTGTGGTCAgatgacttataagtcaggtgacaaccaaacaggcgtgacttataagtcactggTTTTAAGTCACCTGATTTATTGaaactgttggggatattactatcagttgagacccgcccaggaggggccgggtcagccccaatggcgggtcacgcaagaagcccagtaaacatttaatattgtagtttattaaatcttatagaaggcccaaaggcctgaaGGCGGTTTAAGGCCTGAAATTATGAACTgccatatgtaaggaaagacttgtaaagaaaggcatgtaaaggaagtcaccgagccggacacgattatgagccgaccgggactctgtaggccaccaggcgtcaacccatgtatataaggggacgacccggtggcgggttaggggaagaaaaacaacaagtcgataaccaagccggcgagttgagcctcttggtagtcgaaacctcagcaataccaatcccaactagacgtaggcttttacctttatcgtaaggggccgaactagtataaaactctctcatgtcctttgtcccgattaacccctttaagcttcctagtgcgatggccctacgactaagtccttactctaggacatctgccgtgacaattccacaacagttggcgcccaccgtggggccagcgcacagtggatttgagttcttgaagggcagcttcgaagggctcaagggatacgctgtgggccggatgaccaagagtcttcgtggcaagctctacatcaacgacgaaggctgggcccccgaggccggctcaattgagtatgggtaccgggtccccttcggcggaatccacgtcttcatcggccggatcggcgagtcaggccctgagccggacgtccacaccaatctcatcgaaacggctcagcgcgcaaggatcacccgtgttcaatctgtcgtgaaaCGTGCTTTCGTAGGCTGCatccacggcggtgaatactCGGAAGGATTGGTGGAGGGCGGTGAAACGGCTGTCTGTTCTGACACTGCATCATCAACGGGCGAGACATACTCTTTGTACCAGCTGCaatgcttgggggctgttccgatggcagcaatattccggacccccttgagccgccgaattgggccggagtcttcatggcagggactccacagctaccgggtcggctgcggccgggtcaggagaccccgcgcgcccccggctcagatcttgatggacctcatggataaactgacgactctgttaactgtcgtggtagagccggcggataaaaCCCGGCATGACGCAGAGGTAGCACGTGTACGAgaagagatggtgcaagctaaggaaaatctggccgcagaggaagtcatgatggctgcagagcgggcggctttggacgttcGTGCTCAACAACTTCAAGCAGAGaccttccggctctcggtggatctgaacgcgtcaaacgaggtcatgaggaggcgCCATCAGAAAACCCaatcacgtctgcctctgacgctcgatcctaggaaTCTTTTTCACACACCCGGAGCCGGGGAAGTAACCCGCCAGAAGTACCCCGGATTACAACACCTGGCGCACCGGTCCAGCCGCGTGCCATGGATCCGCCTCGTACGATTACCGCTCTGCCTCATTACGTCCCAACGCCGCCGAGTCACTTTTCCAACCCTTTGGAAAACCTCATCGCAGCATCGGCTCGTCTGGCGGCTCTTCCGATGGAAGGTGACTCATCGGCGGCAATTGAAAcacggagggtaagagaacttcttcaaacagctctagcacagcaggatgcgtactcctacagtcgagacatgatccattcaacccctcgcccaagccggagcccgagttacagtaggcatatggagtctgcagagatgtcaagcaatgctcaacgctacaaccggccatataggcatgagccggtgcgaGCTGGAGCCCtcaacttggcggatcaggagaggattcgtcaagaggcggaaTGAGCAGCTCAAATGGGAGCAGATCAGGCGGCTCATCAAACTTTGctggcttatccagcaacctcggtcgagggcaggagtggccacaagaaccggaggcgtgccttgcttggtgccggctatacgtaatgagcgtttgccaaaaGACTTCAATGGGCCTCGTAAAGTGCCTAATTACATAGCTGACCTACGGCctggggcttggattgagagttacgagatggctatggagttattggaggtcagtgatgctgcaatggccaagtatttcaccatgatatTAGATGGAACgactcgtacttggttgaagggattaccacccaattctatcggctcatgggcggagttgaaggcccggttcatccagaattttaaggacacgtgtaagcagcctatgGCGATTGTGGACCtaaccaattgcaagcaagaggatggtgaatccACAACACATTGGGtccgccgggtcaaggagataatacattcgtctgataagatggatgccggctcagcagtcttgatgttggagaaaaattgccgttttgaacctctgaagcagaagctggggcggctcaagcgtgactaTAATGACATGGAAACattgatggcggctctcgtcaagtatgctgattctgatactaccaaggacccggtgtctgacgaagaaaaggcaacgaagggaaaaagaacgacaacggcaagggtcaccagcataacccggcaaatcagggaggtaataaacgtaaggctgatgagttttttgctaacaccaatgcacagggcgGTAATCAACGATGCAAGGGCAGACAGccccctcggtcgggcgggtcaggtcccacccttgagcaattattgaatgagccttgtccaagacacggcacccgggagaagccagccacccacccGTGGAAAGATTGTccgatcatgaaggcgtttaaaaattcaaacgcgtTTGATGGAGGTCACGACCCAAGTGGCGGCTCAGGAGGAGGCggttttcatggcccgggcgccggttcaggtggaggaggttttcacggtcagggccatcctggtaaccaaggaggatataatcaacaacccggccaaggtaattAGCAGCAATccggttatcagagcaacccaaaacagctgaatagtgggcaatatcacGTATTTACCACCagtttatgcaagagggaccaaaagcttcacaagagggccgtcaatgccgttgagccggcgattccGCGTTATCTACGTTGGTTAGAGCATCccattgtgtggagcagagaggatcatccgccccgggttgataatccgggtcacttgaccttggtagtggcacctcaggttggcggatacaagttcactaaggtgctcatggttggaggcagcagcatcaacatcctctactatgagacgttccgccggatgggattgactgataaaaatcttaaacaatccaacaccgtttttcacggtgtggtacctggtaaatcggcatacccagttggtaagattgaattGGAAGTAgtctttggggatgagtatgactccagagcagaaaagttaacctttgaggtggttaagatcaaaagtccatatcatgctctgtttggacggccggcttatgccaagttcatggctcggccgtgttatgtgtatttacagctcaagatgccgggtcataagggcaccattacagtacatgggagacggaagatagccttggagtgtgaagaaggtgatgccgcctatgctgaatctgtttgcGCAACAGAGGAATTAAAGTTTtataaggatcatgttgacccggtaGACATGACTTCATTAAataaaccaacaacagagcatgagccggtgttgaaatttaaatcagctgatgacaccaagatggttgactttgtgcctggcgactcatccaagcagttcatcatcagtgcaaacttggatccaaaataggaaggcgcgctcatcgagttcatccatgagaaccgggacatctttgcatggaaaccttcaaaCATGCCGGGTGTCCCAATAGAACTCGCTGatcacactcttaatattgatccaaaattCAAACCTATCAGACAGTTTCTCCGATGGtccaatgaagaaaggcgcaaagCCATTGgagaggaggtggctcggctcttggcggccgggttcattgtagaggtctttcacccagagtggttagctAACCCAGTGCTTGTACTTAAaaagaatggcacttggcgtatgtgcgtggattacaccgatctgaacaaggcttgtccggctgatccttttgctctcccccgtattgatcagatcattgatgctacgacgggttgtgcatgtttgagcttcttggatgcttattccggttatcatcagattaagatggcagtcgaggatcaggagaagacatcttt contains:
- the LOC125536158 gene encoding putative MYST-like histone acetyltransferase 1, encoding MGSMELSTAPENGTAAAAAACNGGAAPANGGVERRLRSSAASASWAAHLPLEVGTRVMCRWRDQKPHPVKVIERRKSAASSSPADYEYYVHYTEFNRRLDEWVKLEQLDLDTVEADVDEKVDDKATSLKMTRHQKRKIDETHVEQGHEELDAASLREHEEFTKVKNIAKIELGKYEIDTWYFSPFPPEYNDSAKLFFCEFCLNFMKRKEQLQRHMKKCDLKHPPGDEIYRCGTLSMFEVDGKKNKVYGQNLCYLAKLFLDHKTLYYDVDLFLFYILCECDDRGCHMVGYFSKEKHSEEAYNLACILTLPPYQRKGYGKFLIAFSYELSKKEGKVGTPERPLSDLGLLSYRGYWTRVLLEILKKHKSNISIKELSDMTAIKADDILSTLQSLDLIQYRKGQHVICADPKVLDRHLKAAGRGGLDVDVSKLIWTPYKEQG